One Parasphingorhabdus cellanae genomic region harbors:
- a CDS encoding acyl-CoA thioesterase, whose translation MDQLTDEQVERRLSEALANRSSVPAEKLIAGLLRTFNLTADGEDEFVFPALNSSARERIFGGQVIAQAIVAADHTVDAEKNIHSLHSYFLRAGDETKPLHFRVHRDFDGRSISNRRVVVRQNEKVIFNLTASFQKPADGLQHQISMPDVMPPDQCMSAMEQIARNPQVSDKHIERMSMPRPFDVRSFRPEGKSADARQYQWFKTIAPLPDDPLIHRATLAFASDMGLLSTSMIPHGLHWTTPGLFSTSLDHAMWFHDDFRMDQWICYVMDSDWTGHTRGLNRGALYTQDGKLVASAVQEGLIRLTPQES comes from the coding sequence TTGGATCAACTAACGGACGAACAAGTCGAACGCCGGCTTTCGGAAGCTCTGGCCAATCGCTCCTCCGTGCCTGCGGAGAAGCTGATAGCCGGATTGCTCCGCACCTTTAATCTTACGGCAGACGGTGAAGACGAATTTGTGTTTCCGGCGCTCAATTCATCGGCACGGGAGCGGATTTTTGGTGGTCAGGTGATTGCGCAAGCCATTGTCGCAGCGGATCATACGGTCGATGCCGAGAAGAATATTCACTCGCTCCATTCCTATTTTCTGCGCGCCGGAGATGAAACCAAGCCGCTGCATTTTCGGGTGCATCGCGACTTTGACGGCCGCAGCATTTCCAACCGCAGGGTCGTCGTTCGGCAGAATGAGAAGGTTATATTCAACCTGACGGCCTCCTTCCAAAAGCCAGCTGACGGGCTGCAACATCAGATATCCATGCCGGATGTCATGCCGCCCGACCAGTGCATGAGCGCGATGGAGCAAATTGCCCGTAACCCGCAGGTATCGGACAAGCATATCGAACGGATGAGCATGCCGCGACCCTTTGATGTGCGCAGCTTTCGACCCGAAGGCAAAAGCGCAGACGCGCGCCAGTATCAATGGTTCAAGACCATAGCCCCGCTACCGGATGATCCGTTGATCCATCGCGCCACTTTGGCCTTTGCGTCCGACATGGGATTGCTCTCCACGTCAATGATACCTCATGGCCTGCACTGGACCACGCCGGGTCTATTCTCGACCAGCCTTGATCATGCGATGTGGTTCCATGATGACTTTAGAATGGATCAATGGATCTGTTATGTGATGGACAGCGATTGGACCGGCCACACCCGCGGCCTCAATCGCGGCGCTCTCTATACGCAGGATGGCAAATTGGTGGCGTCAGCTGTGCAGGAAGGCCTGATCCGACTGACGCCCCAGGAAAGCTAA